Genomic DNA from Catenulispora sp. EB89:
AGGTACACCATCTGTGAGCCGGGCCGCTTGTTGATCTGCGCCAGCTGTCCCTCGACCCAGATCGCCCCCAGCCGGGAGATCCACCCGGCCACCGCCTCGGAGACCGCGCGGACGGGGATGGGCTGTTCGGCCGAGGATTGCATCGCCATGGAGAGGAGCGTAGCCATCGGCGGGGACGCTGCGCGGACGTGGCGAAGTTGTGGAGAGAGCCGATCATGGGCTCTGGATGCCGGTGCGCCACCTACCATGGGAACCATGAACGTCTCTGCACCTGAAGACCGCCGCGTCCTCCTCGCCGCGCCTCGCGGCTACTGCGCCGGTGTGGACCGCGCGGTCGTGACCGTGGAGAAGGCGTTGGAGCTCTACGGCGCCCCGGTGTACGTCCGCAAGGAGATCGTGCACAACAAGCACGTCGTCCAGACTCTGCAGAACCGCGGCGCGGTCTTCGTGGAGGAGACCGACGAGGTGCCCGAGGGCGCGACCGTGGTGTTCTCCGCGCACGGCGTGGCGCCGATCGTGCACGACGAGGCGTCCCGGCGCAGCCTGAAGACCATCGACGCGACCTGCCCGCTGGTCACCAAGGTGCACAAGGAGGCCGTGCGCTTCGCCGAGCAGGACTACGACATCCTGCTCATCGGCCACGACGGCCACGAGGAGGTCGTCGGCACCACCGGCGAGGCCCCGGAGCACATCATCCTGGTCGACGGCCCGGACTCGGTGGCCGACGTCGAGGTGCGCGACCCCGCCAAGGTGGCGTGGCTGTCGCAGACCACGCTGTCGGTGGACGAGACCACGGCGACCGTGGACCGGCTGCGCGCGAAGTTCCCGCTGCTGCTGGACCCGCCGTCCGACGACATCTGCTACGCCACCCAGAACCGGCAGATCGCGGTCAAGCGCATCGCGGCCGACTCGGACCTGGTCATCGTGGTCGGCTCCAAGAACTCCTCGAACTCGGTGCGCCTGGTCGAGGTGGCGCTGGAGGCCGGCGCCGGCGCGGCGTACCTGGTCGACTTCGCCTCCGAGATCAGCGAGGAGTGGCTGGACGGCGTGCGCACCGTCGGCCTGACCTCCGGCGCCTCGGTCCCGGAGGACCTGGTCGAGGGCGTGCTGGACTGGCTCGCCGAGCGCGGGTACGGCACGGTCGAGGTCGTGCGCTCGGCCGAGGAGAAGCTGCTGTTCGCACTGCCGCCGGAGCTGCGGAAGGACATGCGCGAGGGCAGCGAGGCGTAACAGGTAGAGGTCGGGTGCCTTTACGCGGGGAACCCTTAGAACGGGGAACGCTATAGCGCTCCCCGCAGCACGATCACCAGGCGGAGCTCGGGGCCACGTCCCGCATCTGCGCCACCAACGTCTGTCCCCGGCGCGGTCCGTCGCCGGGGAAGCGCGGCTTGTGACAGCTCCGGCAGCACGGCAGGCGTTCTCCGGTGTCCGCGAACACCCACGTACGGCGCCGCAGCCCTAAGGCGGAGCTGCGCTGCTCCTCCAGAAGCAGCGGCCTGGAGAGCTGGGCCGTGATCCAGTCCGCCGCACTCTGTGCCATCTCCTCCGGCGCGGCCTGCCTGTCCGGCACGTTGATGTAGCCCGGCGCGCTCGGGGTGTAGTCCTCCCAGAACGAGCAGTCGTCGCCCCAATAGCCGCCGAACTCTCCGCCCGCCAAGCGCATCTGCAGGCCGAAGGGGTCCGCCTCCGGGACGGTGAGCACCGCCAGCACCGACGGTCCGGCCAGGGCGAGGGCCCAGGAGTCGAAGGCGATGACGCCGAGCGGGCCCCAGCCCAGCGCGGCGCGCCGGAGTTCGGCGAGGAAGCGGCAG
This window encodes:
- a CDS encoding 4-hydroxy-3-methylbut-2-enyl diphosphate reductase, whose translation is MGTMNVSAPEDRRVLLAAPRGYCAGVDRAVVTVEKALELYGAPVYVRKEIVHNKHVVQTLQNRGAVFVEETDEVPEGATVVFSAHGVAPIVHDEASRRSLKTIDATCPLVTKVHKEAVRFAEQDYDILLIGHDGHEEVVGTTGEAPEHIILVDGPDSVADVEVRDPAKVAWLSQTTLSVDETTATVDRLRAKFPLLLDPPSDDICYATQNRQIAVKRIAADSDLVIVVGSKNSSNSVRLVEVALEAGAGAAYLVDFASEISEEWLDGVRTVGLTSGASVPEDLVEGVLDWLAERGYGTVEVVRSAEEKLLFALPPELRKDMREGSEA